Part of the Catalinimonas alkaloidigena genome is shown below.
AAGATATCACTTTTACTATAAGCTCCTGATTTTACATATTCATCATGTAACGTAGGCTGATTTAGCAGGCTTAGTATCATGCTGAAGGTGTGCTGGGCAACGCTGGCCGTAGAATAGTCCTCAACATTTTTTACGGCTATATTCAGTTCTTTTGCAGCTTCCAGGTCAACATTATTGGTACCGGTTGCCGCCACACAAATCAGTTTCATGTCAGGGCTTTGTTCCATTACCTCACGCGGTATTTTCACCTTATTCGTAATGATAATGTCCTGTCCTGCTAACCTCTTTTTTACTTCATCAGGCTGGGTAGTTTCATAGGAAGTATATCTTCCAAATTCCTCAAATATGTTCAGATTGGGGAGATTTCCCACAGTTTTGGTGTCTAGAAAAGTAATATTCATGTCAAAAATATGATGGTGATTAGCATTAAGCTGTTATTAAGGTTTATTTTAAGAATGGGACAGTATTTTTCACCTTGCCGTTCAAAAAATTGTTTTAGTACAACTTAGTATTTATATATTCTAATAATAATTTAAATATTTTCTCTTTTATCATTAATCTCTCTTGCGATTTGTGTCTTTTTTGCAGTTGTCTATAGTAATAAAATACTATATAGCTCCGAGTATAATGCTTTGGGCTGTAATTTTTAAAGCTATAATCATGATATCTACAAAAAAAATATTAATGATTGATGATGATGAAATCAATAATTTTTTAGCCTCAGAGTGGATAAAGATGAATCATCCAGAGTTAGAATTACAAATATTTACTGATGCTTCTTCAGCTGTTAAATATCTGGATGCCTGTTCTTCTGAAAATTTCCCTGACATCATCATATGCGATTTGCTTATGCCAGGATTTGATGGATTTGATTTTCTAAATATATACGAATCGTTTTTTTTCCAGAAATATCTCATGACAAGAATCATTGTACTAAGTGCAAACATTGCTGAAAGAGATAGACATAAATTAGAAGCTTTTGCATGTCTGACTGATGTGTTTATTAAAAAAACTGCTCAGGAAAATTTTCAAATAATTAAAAAGAAATATCTGGATGAGCTTTAGTAAGCTGCTTCAAATTCATCATAACTTGCATTAAGTTCATCACTGCTTAATTTTTTTCCATGATGAATCACAATACGGTAAGTGAAAGTAGTTGATTTTCCAGGTTCCAATTGGAAATTCAGCTGCTCTCTGCCTTCCGTATAGGCCGCACTTCCCAATGGATTTGCTGCAAACAGTCCATAACCTCTCGCCATCCAATGTGTTGGGTGATTTACATTTGAAGGATGATCCATTATGCTCACTGAATAGTTCGTACTATCCTGATCTGAATTTAGCATCACCCATTTTGCTCGGGTACCCCATACAGCATCACCCTCCTGTCCTTTGCTACTGTAATACATACCATTGACCGCGGTATTGTCAATAATTTCCTCCTCATTGATCTGCCCTTCATCTCCAATGAGTTGCTGAGGTTCATCATAAGGCTGCTCCATAAAGCGAGCAACTCTGAATGCCATCATACCTTCTTTAGAATCCTCAAATGTAACTGTATCTTTTAGTGCGCTCAGGGTTGTAATTCTATCTATTGTCCTGAAGTTTCCGTCTCCGCCAAATACTAACCTGGTTTCCTCCAGCAGTAGCGTATCTCCCTCATCACTGATCCAATCAGCAACATAAGTGAGACTGCCTTGCTCCCCTTCCTCCATAGCTCCAATATCGCGATGAACGATTGAACCGTATATTTTATCAGCCCTGCTTTGTGTTTCAGCTGTGCTTGCCCAGAAATCAACCTGATTTACAACACCATGATTCATCCAGTGTCCTACATGATGCAGATGATCGACCTGCTCACCTTCCCTGGGCTCAAGGGGATAACCTCGGGTGACCGTCACGCCATTCGCAGCTCTTACTGGAAAAAGAACAGGTTTTTTCAGTGCAGAATCGTAACGATAAGCAGTGAAAGGCCTACCATCAATGCTGACTTCTACAATTTTTTGGGTTTCATTATGATCAAAACTGACTTTGCTGTTTAGCTTGTCAGTACTTCCCTCTGTTTCCTGCTCAGCGTTTGTGGTTTCTGATTGACAGCTGAATAAGAGAAAAATGATAAGGCTAAGGGAGGAAAAGGCTATTTTCATGGCATAAAAAAAATAAGGCTGAGTAAGCTAATCCTAGCTTACTCAGCCTTAATGAATAAATAGGTATTAAGAAGCTGGTAGCTCTCTTACTTTAATATTTTTATAAAACACTTGATTACCATGATCCTGTAAAAGAATGTGTCCGCTTTCCCATACACCAAATCCATCCCAGTCCTTATACTTGCTGTTGTTAATTTTTTCCTTGAATTCTTCGCTAAAGCGGTCATATTCCAACACTTTTTCACCATTTAACCAGTGCTCTACCTGTCCATCTTTTGAAACGATACGCGCATGATTCCACTCTCCTACAGGGTTAATAG
Proteins encoded:
- a CDS encoding PmoA family protein, with the protein product MKIAFSSLSLIIFLLFSCQSETTNAEQETEGSTDKLNSKVSFDHNETQKIVEVSIDGRPFTAYRYDSALKKPVLFPVRAANGVTVTRGYPLEPREGEQVDHLHHVGHWMNHGVVNQVDFWASTAETQSRADKIYGSIVHRDIGAMEEGEQGSLTYVADWISDEGDTLLLEETRLVFGGDGNFRTIDRITTLSALKDTVTFEDSKEGMMAFRVARFMEQPYDEPQQLIGDEGQINEEEIIDNTAVNGMYYSSKGQEGDAVWGTRAKWVMLNSDQDSTNYSVSIMDHPSNVNHPTHWMARGYGLFAANPLGSAAYTEGREQLNFQLEPGKSTTFTYRIVIHHGKKLSSDELNASYDEFEAAY
- a CDS encoding response regulator, with translation MISTKKILMIDDDEINNFLASEWIKMNHPELELQIFTDASSAVKYLDACSSENFPDIIICDLLMPGFDGFDFLNIYESFFFQKYLMTRIIVLSANIAERDRHKLEAFACLTDVFIKKTAQENFQIIKKKYLDEL